Within Saccharomonospora cyanea NA-134, the genomic segment CCGTCGTGCAGGGTGGCACCGTCGACGTCGATGCCGTTGCGCCTCAGCACGTCAAGGGTGGCCTCGGCACCGCCGTCGAAGGACTGTTCCTTGCCCTCGGCGGCGGCCACCTGTCGCGCCAGGACCTCACCCAGCAGGTTGTCGGACTCCACGAGCATGTGCCGCACCAGCTCGTCCACCGGCGCGGACCACACCTCGCCCAGCACCTTGGCGTTCTCCGGGGCGGTGGTCTCACCGCCGACCTCGGCGCCGACGCGCTCGGCGAACTCCTGGGCGAGGTGGCCCGCGGGGTCGCTGCGACCCATCGAGTTCTCGACCGTCGGATTCGAACGGCCACCGTCGAGCATGGCGGGCTGCACCCTGACCATGAACGTCGACGGCACGTCCTCCGGCGCCCAACCAGCGCCCGTCTCGGGGCCGGTGTAGGCGGAGAGGTCGAGCTCGACCCGGTCGACGTCTCCTCCCGTGGCCTTCTCCACCTGGGTCACGAGGTCGTCGAGGTGCGCCGCGGTCGGAAAGATCGACTGCTCTCCCCTCGGCAGCGACGACAGTGTGACGTCACCTCCACCCACCAGCACCACAGTGCCCGGCTCGGAACCCTCCACGACCCTCGTCGGCAGGCGCATGTCGTGGTCGAGGGCCAGCAACGCGGCGGCTCCCACCAGAATCTTGGTCGTGGACGCGGGCGTGGCTATCGCGTTCGCGTCACTCTCCCAGAGCTGCTGGCCAGTGGCGGGGTCCACCACGCTTCCGGTGAGAGTGCCCAGGTCGGAGTCGGAGGCGAGTTGACCGATCGCGGCCGCGACGCCCTCCGGCGTGGGAGCGGGGCCGGAGGCCGACGCCTCGCCCAACGCGAGGCGCACCTGCTGGGGTTGCGGGGGATCGCCCTGCGGCGCGTTCGGCGCCCACGGCAGGCCGAGCCGGTTCGACACGTCCGGCAACGCCAGCGTGACACCCGCGGCCAGCAGCACCACCACGGCGATCGACACCGCCACCAGCAGGCGTCGGCGCGGCTTACCGGAGGTGGTTCCCGCGGGCTCCGCCGGGGGTGCCGCGCCGGGCGGCTCGGCACCGCTCGACACCGCGGGGTCGACGGCCTGCGGCGGTGGTGCGGGGACCGCCGCCTGCGTACCCGTGTCGGTACGCGCAGGCGAGTTCGCGGGCCGGTCTTCGGCCCGCCGCGGGTCACCCGCGGGCACAGCTCGCTGCTCCCCGGTGCCCTCCGGCGCCGGTTCGATGCGCTGTGGCCACGCCTGCCTGCCCGCAGGCGGAACGGCCCCCGGCCGGGGACGTGGCGGCGCGGGGTGCGGGAACTGTGGTGACCGCGCCGCCGGCTCCTGTGGCCACGGCCTCGGTGACTCCTGGGCGGCCTGCCGTGCGCCAGCGTCCTGATCCGGCTGACGCGGTGGCCGCTGCCGTGGCTCCTGCGACGCCGACGCGCTCGGTTCGTGGGAATGCTGGGGCTGCGGCGGCTGCGGGGGCTGCGGGGGCTGCTGGATCTGCTGGGTTCGCTGGGACCACTGTGACTCTTTCGGCCGTTCGGTCCGCGGTGGTGTGAAGGGGCCCCGAACGTCCGGTGAACCGGAGGGGTTGCCGACCGGGTTCGTGGGAATGCTCACTTTGTCTGTCGGCTGGTTCGACGAGGAGTCAGAATTGTGCGGCGCGATCTCGGGATCATGGTCGGCGGACGGCCATCTCGGCCCCGAACCATCTCCAGTGCCAGGCAAAGCCCCTCCTCGCGGTCAAGAGGGCAGACGTCACATTTGACACCATGCGTGCCACGCCCACCCGGTGCGTGGTCCACACTAGTGAAGACAGAAGTGATCACGTGTAAGCCGCCCGGATAAGCAGCGGCGCGAGAGACCAGGCAGCGAGGACGGCGTGGAGTTCGACGTCACGATCGAAATCCCCAAGGGGGAGCGCAACAAGTACGAGATGGACCACGAGACGGGGCGCATCCGGCTGGACCGCACCCTGTTCACGGCCACCCAGTATCCGGCCGACTACGGGTTCATCGACGACACCCTGGGCCAGGACGGCGACCCGCTCGACGTCCTCGTCCTCGTGCAGGAGCCCACGTTCCCCGGCTGCCTGATCCGGTGCAGGGCTATCGGCATGTTCCGCATGACCGACGAGAAGGGCCCTGACGACAAGATCCTGGCCGTGCCGTCGGACGACCCGCGGATGGAGCACCTGCGGGACATCCACCACCTCAACGAGTTCCACAAGCTGGAGATCGAGCACTTCTTCCAGGTCTACAAGGATCTGGAGCCCGCCAAGAGCGTCGAGGGCTCCACCTGGGCCAGCCGCGCCGAGGCCGAGGCCGAGATCCAGCGCTCCTACGAGCGCGAGACCGCTCACAAGGAGGAGCAGGCCGCCGAGAAGTGAGCCGTCCCCGAACCCGATTCGGGCCCCGTCGCGCTGTGCGACGGGGCCCGAATTCGTTGTGGACGCCGTGGGCTCAGCTCTCCACGGCCACTCCCATCGACCGGGCGGTGCCCGCGACGATCCGCATCGCCACCTCGACGTCCGAGGTGTTGAGGTCCGGCAGCTTGCGTTCGGCTATCCGACGCAGCGCGTCGCGGCTCAACACCCCAGCCGTCTCGTGCCCCGGCCTGCCCGAACCCGGCCCGCCCAGTTCCCTGCGGATCAGGTGCGACGTCGGGGGCGTCTTGTACCGCATCGAGAACGAGCGGTCCTCGAACACGGTGATCACGACGGGGACGACGTCGCCCCTCTGCCCCGCTGTCGCCGCGTCGTAGGCGCGCTTGACCTCGACGAGGTTGACCCCGGTCTGTCCCAGCGCCTTGCCGATGTCGGGCACAGGCGCGTCGCCCGCGGGCAGGTGGAGGGTGGTCTCGAACTTCTTCTTCGCCTTGCTTGTCGCCACGAGCGGCGACGCTATGACCTCCAGCGACTGGAGACTCGAGTTCTTTTACCGGACCTCTTCGATCCCGTCGGCGTGTCGGCGGGCGAGCGCGCGGTAGACCTCGGCGTTGTGGTCCACCCACGCCTTGGCGGTGTCGGTGAGCGGGGTGAAGTTCTTGGCGGGGCTGCCCTTCGCGATCGTCTCGTCGGGAACCCGCGTGTTCGGGGTGACGGTGGCACCAGCCGCGACGAGGCTCCGCCTGCCCACCACGGCCTTGTCGAGCACGATCGACCCGTTCCCGACCAACGCCTGCTCCCCGATGGTGCAGTCGTGGACGATGCACGAGTGGCCGACGGTGGCGTCGCGACCGATCTCGCACACCCCGTCGTTGACATGCACCACCGTGTTGTCCTGGATGTTCGCGCCCTCACGCACCACGATCCGGCCGAAGTCGCCGCGTAACACGGCGCCGTACCAGACCGACGCGCCCTTCTCCACGACGACGTCGCCGACCAGCGTCGCGGTCGGGGCGATCCAGGCTTCCGGGTGCACGGTGGGGCTCACGCCCTCGAAGGCGAACATCGGCATGGGTGACACCTTAATGTCCGGCGGTGGCCGCGACGATCATCGGAATGCGAAGAGGCCCCCTCCGCTGTGGAGGGGGCCTCTTTTCCGGAGCCGCCTGGGGGAATCGAACCCCCGACCTGCTCATTACGAGTGAGCCGCTCTGGCCGACTGAGCTAAGGCGGCGCGCGGGCGTACCCGGCTTGCTCACGAGTATAGCGATCCGGTTTCGGGCGTCACCGGCGGGGGCCGACGTCGTTGATCCGGGCACGACACCGGCACCGTCCCGCCGGTCAGTGGCTATCGGGAGGGTCTCTCGCATGCGCCGCAAGCGCCACAGCTGTCCCCGCTTCCTGGCTCTTCCCACGACGGCAGCACTGCTCGTGCTCCTGGCCGCGCCTGCCGCCGCGCAGACCGTCCCCACGACTCCGGAGCCCGTGCCAGCCGAGGAGGGCCAGCCGCCGATCTCCTCGGAGGACAGGCCGAAGGGGCGTGTGATGGCGGAGGCGGCGACCGCGCTGGGGGTGCTTCGGCTGCTGCCGGAAGCCATGGACGCCGAAGCCGTCATGCCCGGCGGGGAACGCGGGCAACCGAAGCAGTCCGCACTGGAGGGCGGGTTCGGCCTGTCGTACGCACGGGCCGACAGCGAGTCGTACCTGTCCCACGAACGCTCCGTCGCCGAGGCGGCACCGTTCGGGCTCTCCGTCGCCGGGCACACGCCGCAGGCGCCCGGCTCCGCGGTACAGACGGCGTTGCCGGACAACGACAAGGCGCTCTCCACCGGGCTCGAAGCTCCCGACAACCCCCTCGTCGGCCTGAGCG encodes:
- a CDS encoding inorganic diphosphatase; translation: MEFDVTIEIPKGERNKYEMDHETGRIRLDRTLFTATQYPADYGFIDDTLGQDGDPLDVLVLVQEPTFPGCLIRCRAIGMFRMTDEKGPDDKILAVPSDDPRMEHLRDIHHLNEFHKLEIEHFFQVYKDLEPAKSVEGSTWASRAEAEAEIQRSYERETAHKEEQAAEK
- the dacB gene encoding D-alanyl-D-alanine carboxypeptidase/D-alanyl-D-alanine endopeptidase, with amino-acid sequence MPAGDPRRAEDRPANSPARTDTGTQAAVPAPPPQAVDPAVSSGAEPPGAAPPAEPAGTTSGKPRRRLLVAVSIAVVVLLAAGVTLALPDVSNRLGLPWAPNAPQGDPPQPQQVRLALGEASASGPAPTPEGVAAAIGQLASDSDLGTLTGSVVDPATGQQLWESDANAIATPASTTKILVGAAALLALDHDMRLPTRVVEGSEPGTVVLVGGGDVTLSSLPRGEQSIFPTAAHLDDLVTQVEKATGGDVDRVELDLSAYTGPETGAGWAPEDVPSTFMVRVQPAMLDGGRSNPTVENSMGRSDPAGHLAQEFAERVGAEVGGETTAPENAKVLGEVWSAPVDELVRHMLVESDNLLGEVLARQVAAAEGKEQSFDGGAEATLDVLRRNGIDVDGATLHDGSGLSPLNKVSAATLTQVLAMAAGPDDGNELTAKLRPLLIGLPVAGGSGTLATRYDEESSEAGRGWVRAKTGTLTGVHTLAGVLLTSDERVLTFALMSTGEDWDRARAALDRIAAALRGCGCR
- a CDS encoding gamma carbonic anhydrase family protein produces the protein MPMFAFEGVSPTVHPEAWIAPTATLVGDVVVEKGASVWYGAVLRGDFGRIVVREGANIQDNTVVHVNDGVCEIGRDATVGHSCIVHDCTIGEQALVGNGSIVLDKAVVGRRSLVAAGATVTPNTRVPDETIAKGSPAKNFTPLTDTAKAWVDHNAEVYRALARRHADGIEEVR
- a CDS encoding uL11 family ribosomal protein, translated to MATSKAKKKFETTLHLPAGDAPVPDIGKALGQTGVNLVEVKRAYDAATAGQRGDVVPVVITVFEDRSFSMRYKTPPTSHLIRRELGGPGSGRPGHETAGVLSRDALRRIAERKLPDLNTSDVEVAMRIVAGTARSMGVAVES